In Coregonus clupeaformis isolate EN_2021a unplaced genomic scaffold, ASM2061545v1 scaf1012, whole genome shotgun sequence, the following are encoded in one genomic region:
- the LOC121532047 gene encoding LOW QUALITY PROTEIN: L-amino-acid oxidase (The sequence of the model RefSeq protein was modified relative to this genomic sequence to represent the inferred CDS: deleted 3 bases in 3 codons), with amino-acid sequence MSPYLALCKYFPLAIVVVIVFSVNGKDPLFDCLQDPDYDELLRIVDKGLPHTNTPHHIAIIGAGISGLTAAKFLEEAGHKVTIIESSDRIGGRVETYRPKGEHWYAELGAMRIPNFHTILLKIANNTGLSLNPFIEDDNNTYYLVNGLLHKTYEVKGDPDVLNYTLNEEERGKSADQLFDLALQKIRDYVESHDCLAMLDNYDMYSVKAYLVNEVNLSRGALRMIGDILNENSLFYTALTEALYDQSDINDETTYFEVTGGFDKLPNAICKDLKGTIHLKSKVKRISQTSNKVTVSYQDHQLWHKPSSLSHLTVDYALVTATAKATLFIDFQPALSIQDGALRSLHYDSATKVVLIFSERFWEKDGINGGRSITDLPSRFIYYPSHRFPNTDIGVLLASYTFSDDATLFHGVNDEELRALVLEDLVKIHGEGIRPLCIGGLVKKWALDPYSLGAFALFTPYQHIDYASELFRNDKRIHFAGEHTALPHAWIETAMKSALRAARNINNLRE; translated from the exons ATGAGCCCTTATTTGGCTCTGTGTAaatact TCCCTCTGGCCATAGTTGTGGTCATAGTTTTCAGTGTGAATGGAAAGGACCCTCTATTTGATTGCCTACAAGACCCAGACTATGATGAGCTACTTAGGATAGTGGACAAGGGTCTCCCCCACACCAACACACCTCATCATATTGCAATCATCGGGGCTGGCATCTCTGGCCTGACGGCAGCAAAGTTTTTGGAGGAGGCAGGACACAAG GTAACCATAATAGAGTCAAGTGATCGAATAGGAGGACGGGTGGAGACGTACAGACCTAAGGGAGAGCACTGGTACGCAGAGCTTGGTGCCATGAGGATCCCTAACTTCCATAC AATTCTGTTGAAGATTGCAAACAATACGGGCCTTAGTCTAAACCCATTCATTGAG GATGACAATAATACCTACTATCTGGTGAATGGATTGCTGCACAAAACCTATGAGGTGAAAGGGGACCCAGACGTCCTCAACTATACCTtgaatgaagaggagagagggaagtcaGCTGATCAGCTCTTTGATTTGGCTCTGCAGAAG ATAAGAGATTATGTGGAAAGCCATGACTGCCTTGCCATGCTGGACAACTATGACATGTACTCTGTAAAG GCGTATCTTGTGAACGAGGTGAATCTGAGTCGTGGTGCTTTGCGGATGATTGGGGATATTCTGAATGAGAACAGTTTATTCTACACTGCACTCACAGAGGCGCTGTATGATCAGTCTGATATCAATGATGAGACTAC CTACTTTGAGGTCACAGGCGGGTTTGACAAACTACCCAATGCCATTTGCAAGGACTTGAAGGGCACCATCCACCTAAAATCCAAGGTGAAACGTATCAGTCAGACCAGCAATAAAGTGACCGTGTCCTACCAGGACCACCAACTCTGGCACAAACCATCCTCCCTCAGCCACTTGACAGTAGACTACGCCTTGGTGACAGCCACCGCCAAGGCTACACTCTTCATCGACTTCCAG CCCGCTCTCAGCATACAAGATGGAGCGCTGCGGTCGCTGCACTATGATAGCGCCACCAAG GTGGTCCTGATATTCAGTGAGAGGTTCTGGGAGAAAGATGGCATCAATGGAGGGAGGAGTATCACGGATCTGCCCTCTCGTTTCATCTACTACCCCAGCCACAGATTCCCAAACACGGACATTGGGGTCCTCTTGGCTTCTTATACCTTCTCGGATGACGCCACCCTCTTTCATGGGGTGAATGACGAGGAGCTGCGGGCTCTGGtgctggaggatcttgtcaagaTCCACGGGGAGGGCATACGGCCGCTATGCATCGGAGGATTGGTGAAGAAGTGGGCGCTGGATCCCTATAGTCTTGGGGCGTTTGCCCTCTTCACCCCGTAC CAGCATATAGACTACGCCTCAGAGCTGTTCAGGAACGACAAAAGGATCCACTTTGCTGGGGAGCACACAGCCCTGCCTCATGCCTGGATAGAGACGGCGATGAAGTCTGCTCTAAGGGCAGCCAGAAATATCAATAACCTCAGAGAGTAG